Below is a window of Jonesiaceae bacterium BS-20 DNA.
GGGCGATGTTGCCCTACCACGGCTTCATTCAGTCCCTCTCTGCATCCTCACCATTTTGGGGCGGCAAGGACACTGGGTACGCGTCCAACCGGGCCCAAATGTTCCAACAACTGCCAACCGCCGGCTTGGGATTCCAATTTGAGCAGTGGGATCAGTTTGAAAATTATGTTGCCGATATGGTGCACACCGGAGTCATTGAAGAATTTGATGAGATCCGCTGGGACCTGCGCCCTGCGCCTCGGTTTGGCACGATCGAGACCCGGATTGCCGATGGTGCCTCTAACTTGACCGAGGTCTTGGCCATCGCAGCCTTGACCCACTGCCTAGTTGAGTATTTTTCCACCATGCTTGATGAAGGCAAGGAATTGCCAACCATGCAGCCGTGGTTTGCTCAAGAGAATAAATGGCGCTCGGCTCGGTACGGCATGGATGCGATCCTGATTCTAGATTCAGACGGAAACGAGGAACTGGTAACCCATGGGGTCGCCAGGATACTGAAGACCCTTGAGCCTACGGCCGCAAGACTCGGCTGCCTAGAAGAGCTCAACGACGTTCACCTTATCTTGCGCAAGGGCGCTAGTTATCAGCGCCAGCGCAGCGTCGCCCGCCGCAACGGCGGCAGCCTTGACCACGTGGTCGCCCACCTAGTTGCTGAAATGCGGGCCGGAAGGCCCCTCTAGGCCCGTCACCCCGTGCTGACATTGGCATATCGCCCTCGAGGTTGGCGGAAAAACCAACAGTCTCGTACGCGATTCGCAAATGTCGACATGGTGATGCTCTCGCATTAGATACCCCTCGTCGGGCACCTCCGCTGGGCCCCTCGCTGGGTAACCCCGAAGTAAGCACCCGATCAATTCCCTCTATATTACATAACCCACTAGTTGACATTACCGACTAGTGGGCATAACTTTATAGCCATGAGTTCCAAACTTCCGGGTCGCAGGGACCCCCAACTCCTCAAGGGTGTATTACCCATGCTGATTCTTGCGGTATTGAGCCGCAAGGAATCCTACGGGTATGAGTTAGTCGTCCAACTCGAGCAAGAGGGACTCACTGACATTGCCACCGGCACCGTCTACCCTGTGCTAACCCGGTTGGAGCGCGAGGGCCTGCTCACTTTCCGCCTCATTGCTTCAGCTTCCGGTCCTGCCCGCAAGTATTATTCACCAACCAAAGAGGGACTGGCCCACCTATCGGAGGCCATCTCCGCATGGTCCACCCTCGACTTGGTGGTCCGCACAATTACCACGGCTCTGCCTGAAGATTCCAGAAAGGGTCGCTAACATGACCACTGTTCCAACCGTGAAACTTTCGCTACCGGATAAGTTTGCCATGAACCGGTATCTCACCCGGCTCTCCTTGCATATTGTTGGACTCCCGCACCGGATGGAACGGGACATCCGGCATCAACTGCGGATCGACATTACT
It encodes the following:
- a CDS encoding glutamate--cysteine ligase; this translates as MTVIPFARSGRSSVGIEWELALVDKDSGDLRQVAQTILDTVSPDGSQHPNIRQELLLNTVEIVTGVCQTIGEAGQDLQRSLDYLHEIADPLRVELMSAGTHPFARWNHQKVTDKQRYATLIDRTQWWGRQMLIYGVHVHVGIEDQAKVLPIMRAMLPYHGFIQSLSASSPFWGGKDTGYASNRAQMFQQLPTAGLGFQFEQWDQFENYVADMVHTGVIEEFDEIRWDLRPAPRFGTIETRIADGASNLTEVLAIAALTHCLVEYFSTMLDEGKELPTMQPWFAQENKWRSARYGMDAILILDSDGNEELVTHGVARILKTLEPTAARLGCLEELNDVHLILRKGASYQRQRSVARRNGGSLDHVVAHLVAEMRAGRPL
- a CDS encoding PadR family transcriptional regulator encodes the protein MSSKLPGRRDPQLLKGVLPMLILAVLSRKESYGYELVVQLEQEGLTDIATGTVYPVLTRLEREGLLTFRLIASASGPARKYYSPTKEGLAHLSEAISAWSTLDLVVRTITTALPEDSRKGR